The DNA window CCCACGCTGAGTCGCTGCGAGGGCACGACCTGGAAGATATCGCCCGCCCGGATATGCTCCTTGGCCTTCTCGACCATCGCTTCGAACCCTTCCTTGGTGAAGGATGACTTGAAGTCGCTTTCATCCAGTGCCTTGGCATGAGCCTGCGGCCGGGGCGGATAGCTGGCCCCACCCTGGCGCAGACGATACACCAGCGCGTCAAGACGACGGCATGCATCAGCCCAGGCATGCGGTTGGGACGGATCGGCGTGGACAATCAGGTACAGTCGGCCCTTGAGATTGTCGAATACGGCCAGTTCCTCGGCCAGCATCAGCAGCACATCGGGGGTGCCCAGCTCGTCCTTGCGATCCCATTGCGCCAGCCGGGGCTCGATATAACCGATGGTCTCGAAGCCGAAATAACCGACCAGACCGCCGGAAAAGACCGGCAGCTGCGGCAGGCGCGGCACTTCATACTGCGTGCGCAAGACCTCGATCTCCGCCAGCGGATCATCGAGATGCCGGCGCTCGACCACCTCGCCAGCCACCTCGACCTCCAGCTCATGTCCGCACAGGCGATAGACCTTGCGGGCCGGCAGGCCGATAAACGAATGGCGCCCCCAGGTAGCACCGCCCTCGACGGACTCGAACAGGAAGGTGTAGGGGCCGTCGGCCAGCTTCAGATATACCGAAAGAGGGGTGTCCAGGTCGGAGAAGACCTCCCGCACCACCGGAATACGGGTATAACCTTCAGCGGCCAGCGCATCGAACTCGGCTTTGGAAATCACTTGGGTCTGTTCCGTCTACTTGCTACTCGGCAGTCATTGTGGCACCCCGGCATCACCGCGCAAAGTGCCCTGCCGCCGAAGGGCGGTCTCAATGACCGGAATCACTGCCGGCCAGCCGCGTCCGCGGCAGGCTGCGCAGATGCATGGTGAAGGCCACCCCGCTGCCGTCGGCCAGATTGCGCGCCGTGGCACGGCCGCGATGGAATTCACAGACCAGTTTCACCACATACAGCCCCAGTCCCAGATGCGGGGCCTCGCCCGGTGCGGCATTGTTGCGCTGACTGACCAGAGAGCCGAACAACTGGACCCCCAGCCCTTCGGGCAGCAAGGGCCCGCGATTGGCCACCTCGAGCAGAATCTCGTCTTCGTAGCGACGCAGACTCAGGCGAATCCAGCCGGACTCCGGACTGAAGGACAGCGCGTTGT is part of the Frateuria aurantia DSM 6220 genome and encodes:
- the trpE gene encoding anthranilate synthase component I — encoded protein: MISKAEFDALAAEGYTRIPVVREVFSDLDTPLSVYLKLADGPYTFLFESVEGGATWGRHSFIGLPARKVYRLCGHELEVEVAGEVVERRHLDDPLAEIEVLRTQYEVPRLPQLPVFSGGLVGYFGFETIGYIEPRLAQWDRKDELGTPDVLLMLAEELAVFDNLKGRLYLIVHADPSQPHAWADACRRLDALVYRLRQGGASYPPRPQAHAKALDESDFKSSFTKEGFEAMVEKAKEHIRAGDIFQVVPSQRLSVGFNARPLDVYRALRALNPSPYMYFVDLGETQIVGSSPEILARLKDGKVMVRPLAGTRKRGRDEAEDMALEAELLADPKERAEHVMLIDLGRNDIGRISKTGTVEVSESFTVERYSHVMHIVSQVQGDFKAGLNYMDVLKATFPAGTLSGAPKIRALEIIQELEPFKRNIYAGAIGWIGWWGDADTAIAIRTAVIQNGRLYVQAGAGIVYDSDPSSEWEETMSKGRALFRAVAQAVEGL